Proteins encoded in a region of the Vicia villosa cultivar HV-30 ecotype Madison, WI linkage group LG5, Vvil1.0, whole genome shotgun sequence genome:
- the LOC131601254 gene encoding receptor protein kinase-like protein ZAR1: MKVFLLVFFLLYLHFLFTFTLSLSSDGLALLSLKSAVDQSGDGAFSDWNGGDSYPCGWSGISCANISGVPEPRVVGIALAGKSLRGYLPSELGTLRYLRRLNLHDNEFYGVVPMQLFNATALHSIFLHRNNLSGPFPASVCSIPRLQNLDLSVNSFSGNIPDDVKKCKNLQRLILARNKFTGEIPAGVWSELDNLIQLDLSANDFKGSIPDDIGDLVSLSGTLNLSFNHFSGRIPSSLGKLPATVNFDLRNNNLIGEIPQTGTFSNQGPTAFLGNKNLCGLPLRKSCTGSDSSSHKDESGNRSKGLSPGLIILISAADVVGVALVGLLIVYVYWKRKDDENACSCIRKRRFGDENDNEKGNSCTLLPCMNGSKNEEGNDESEVEGDGGKGEGELVTIDKGFRIELDELLKASAYVLGKSALGIVYKVVLGNGMPVAVRRLGEGGEERYKEFVAEVQAIGKVKHPNIVRLRAYYWAHDEKLLISDFISNGNLANALRGRNGQPSSNLSWSTRLRISKGIARGLSYLHEFSPRKFIHGDIKLTNILLDNDLQPYISDFGLNRLISITGNNPSIGGFMGGALPYMAKTSHKDVNRTNNRLSLDNSRGSNNYKAPEARVPGCRPTQKWDVYSLGVILLELLTGKSTESSPTSASSSASVEVSDLVRWVRNGFDQESPLSEMVDPSLLQEVRAKKEVLAVFHVALACTEGDPEVRPRMKTVSENLERIGR, from the exons atgaaggtatttctcttagttttctttcttctttacttaCATTTTCTCTTCACCTTCACACTTTCTCTCTCCTCCGATGGTCTTGCACTTCTCTCTCTAAAATCCGCGGTTGATCAATCCGGCGACGGAGCTTTCTCTGACTGGAACGGTGGTGATTCTTACCCCTGCGGTTGGTCCGGAATCTCCTGTGCGAATATTTCTGGTGTCCCGGAGCCGCGTGTCGTCGGAATTGCTCTTGCAGGGAAGTCTCTCCGCGGTTATCTTCCTTCGGAGCTCGGTACACTTCGATATCTTCGTCGTCTTAATCTTCATGATAATGAATTCTACGGTGTTGTTCCAATGCAGTTGTTTAATGCTACTGCACTTCATAGTATTTTTCTTCACCGGAATAATCTCTCCGGTCCGTTTCCGGCTTCTGTTTGTAGCATTCCACGTCTCCAGAATCTCGATCTCTCGGTTAATTCCTTTTCCGGCAACATTCCTGATGATGTTAAGAAATGTAAGAATCTTCAGCGGCTTATTCTAGCAAGGAACAAGTTTACCGGCGAGATTCCGGCCGGTGTATGGTCGGAACTCGATAACCTCATCCAACTCGACCTATCTGCTAATGATTTCAAAGGTTCGATCCCAGACGATATTGGCGACCTTGTTTCCCTCTCCGGCACTCTGAATCTCTCGTTCAACCACTTTTCCGGTCGAATTCCGAGCTCACTTGGGAAATTACCTGCCACCGTAAACTTCGACCTACGAAACAATAACCTGATCGGGGAGATTCCACAAACGGGAACTTTTTCAAACCAGGGCCCAACTGCATTTCTCGGTAACAAAAACCTGTGCGGACTTCCACTGAGGAAATCCTGCACAGGTTCCGACTCGTCTTCTCACAAAGACGAGTCAGGTAACCGTTCGAAAGGGTTGAGCCCTGGTTTGATTATTTTGATCTCAGCAGCTGATGTTGTTGGGGTTGCGCTTGTTGGACTATTGATTGTTTATGTTTATTGGAAGAGGAAAGATGATGAAAATGCATGTAGTTGCATAAGGAAAAGAAGATTTGGTGATGAGAATGATAATGAGAAAGGGAATTCTTGTACTTTACTTCCATGTATGAATGGTTCGAAGAATGAAGAAGGTAATGATGAGAGTGAAGTTGAGGGAGATGGAGGGAAAGGAGAAGGTGAACTGGTGACAATTGATAAAGGTTTTAGGATTGAGCTTGATGAGCTTTTGAAGGCATCAGCATATGTGTTGGGGAAGAGTGCATTAGGGATTGTGTATAAGGTGGTGCTTGGAAATGGCATGCCGGTCGCGGTGAGGAGATTAGGGGAGGGTGGAGAAGAGAGGTATAAGGAGTTTGTGGCTGAGGTGCAAGCAATTGGGAAGGTGAAGCATCCTAATATTGTGAGGTTGAGAGCTTATTATTGGGCTCATGATGAAAAGCTTCTCATTAGTGATTTCATCTCCAATGGCAATTTGGCCAATGCACTTCGAG GTAGAAATGGCCAACCATCTTCAAACCTTTCATGGTCAACAAGGTTAAGAATTTCAAAAGGAATAGCAAGAGGCTTATCCTATCTTCATGAGTTTAGTCCTAGAAAATTTATCCATGGTGACATAAAACTCACAAACATCCTACTTGACAACGACTTACAACCCTACATTTCCGATTTCGGTCTCAACCGACTAATCAGCATCACAGGAAACAACCCTTCAATCGGTGGATTCATGGGCGGAGCACTGCCTTACATGGCAAAAACATCACACAAAGATGTTAACAGAACGAATAACAGGTTGTCATTAGACAACAGTCGTGGTAGTAACAATTACAAAGCTCCCGAGGCTCGTGTGCCCGGGTGTAGACCAACGCAGAAATGGGATGTTTATTCATTAGGCGTTATTTTGCTTGAGTTGTTGACCGGGAAATCTACGGAATCTTCTCCCACGTCCGCGTCTTCATCGGCTTCTGTTGAAGTTTCTGATTTGGTTAGGTGGGTGCGAAATGGatttgatcaagaaagtccatTGTCGGAAATGGTTGATCCGTCGCTGTTACAAGAAGTTCGCGCTAAGAAAGAGGTTTTGGCTGTGTTTCATGTCGCACTTGCTTGTACCGAAGGTGATCCTGAAGTTAGGCCTAGAATGAAAACTGTGTCTGAAAATCTTGAAAGAATTGGAAGGTAA
- the LOC131606210 gene encoding uncharacterized protein LOC131606210, whose amino-acid sequence MNTLVPARCHITIPPWDQLSFDVLDVISRKLDFDDLFQFSRVCTNWRVFHKSIDKSNFLTSQEPLLVEFLNSPLKVPYSFTSLPKQKVYPLNKMMINILSYSDDSFPIYVACSSGYFILIADNSSLLLINPFTRIKNKVICPSTFEFSFSPRRKYHALLDFDKSCDEFVLVFLFLESNSLHVYQSRNNEWVTYSTDFPHDDNSLIVDNFIDDFVAFNNIIYVVTSEIRIGVLSLNSPNIEFFKMVNSPKFELELELEYSRSSFNLVKSDQELLLVRLNPDITRGSYPPPDRRVYKIDFKTMTYVELETLGDIALFYTCFKSCKALSNPNKWGYESNSVYELCSHPGHQKKPNCCVYNWDKKSEKYIAPPNLKTKGSSILDWCFII is encoded by the coding sequence ATGAACACCTTAGTTCCAGCTCGGTGTCATATCACAATTCCTCCTTGGGATCAACTTTCTTTTGATGTGCTTGATGTTATTTCCCGAAAGCTCGATTTTGACGACCTCTTTCAATTTTCTCGTGTCTGCACCAATTGGAGAGTTTTTCATAAATCAATAGATAAATCAAATTTCTTGACATCCCAAGAACCATTACTTGTTGAGTTTTTGAATTCTCCTCTTAAGGTACCATATTCCTTTACTAGCCTACCCAAACAAAAAGTTTATCCTTTGAACAAGATGATGATCAACATATTGAGTTACTCAGATGACTCCTTCCCTATCTACGTTGCCTGTTCTAGTGGATATTTCATTCTTATAGCGGACAATTCTTCGCTTCTGCTCATCAATCCATTTACAAGAATAAAAAACAAGGTAATATGTCCATCCACCTTTGAATTCAGTTTCTCACCTCGACGTAAATACCATGCGTTACTTGATTTTGACAAATCCTGTGACGAATTTGTTTTGGTATTTTTATTCCTAGAGTCCAACAGTCTCCATGTCTATCAATCTCGAAATAATGAGTGGGTTACTTATTCCACTGACTTTCCCCATGATGATAACAGCCTTATTGTTGACAACTTTATTGATGACTTTGTGGCTTTCAACAATATAATATATGTTGTTACTTCAGAGATCAGGATAGGGGTACTCAGTTTGAATTCTCcaaatattgaattttttaaaatggtgAATTCCCCCAAATTcgaattagaattagaattagaGTATTCGAGATCATCCTTTAACTTGGTTAAATCTGATCAAGAACTTTTACTAGTTCGATTAAATCCTGATATTACAAGGGGGTCCTACCCTCCCCCAGATAGAAGAGTTTACAAGATAGATTTCAAAACCATGACTTATGTCGAACTCGAAACCTTGGGGGACATTGCATTATTTTATACTTGTTTTAAGAGCTGTAAGGCGTTGAGCAACCCGAATAAATGGGGGTACGAGAGCAACTCTGTCTATGAACTTTGCAGTCATCCCGGTCATCAAAAAAAACCCAATTGTTGTGTTTATAATTGGGATAAAAAATCCGAGAAATATATTGCACCTCCAAATCTTAAAACAAAGGGCAGCAGTATCTTAGACTGGTGTTTTATAATATGA